A stretch of Castanea sativa cultivar Marrone di Chiusa Pesio chromosome 2, ASM4071231v1 DNA encodes these proteins:
- the LOC142624815 gene encoding heavy metal-associated isoprenylated plant protein 19: MGKKKKKDEVPDKVVVVEFKVSMYCNACERTVAKAISKCKGVEKFTTDMKKHRVVVTGRIDPQKVLKKLKKKTGKKVEIIVKKEDASKESNEGVSKLDSNQPILFDCCNDDEWLMMFSDENPNACSIM, encoded by the exons atgggaaagaaaaagaaaaaagacgaAGTACCCGATAAG GTTGTTGTCGTAGAATTCAAAGTGTCAATGTATTGTAATGCATGTGAAAGAACCGTTGCCAAAGCCATCTCCAAATGTAAAG gGGTGGAGAAATTTACAACAGACATGAAGAAACACAGGGTTGTGGTGACAGGTCGGATTGATCCACAAAAggttttgaagaaattaaagaagaaaacagGGAAGAAAGTAGAGATAATAGTTAAGAAGGAAGATGCTTCAAAAGAATCTAATGAGGGGGTTTCAAAACTTGATTCTAATCAAccaattttgtttgattgttgcAATGATGATGAATGGTTAATGATGTTTAGCGATGAGAACCCAAATGCATGTTCCATCATGTAG
- the LOC142623329 gene encoding putative 2-oxoglutarate-dependent dioxygenase AOP1 encodes MASPRLPKIPIIDLYKEESKPGATSWFSACQSVCHALEEYGCFVAVYDNVSLELHNQIFGALKDLFDLPTETKTQDPNPTEYLGQRPQFPLYERLGIVNAASWEETQKFTHLMWPNGNHHFSKTAHSFTKLIMELNQIVTRMVFENYGVEKYYDSHMEDTIYRLRLHKYREVDDKETQLGLPAHTDKSFTTILHENHVPGLEIQTKDGQWIGFDSSPSSFLFLAGDAFMVWSNDRIRPCPHRVIMGGNQVRYSIGLQTHQKGLMCVPEELVDEEHPLQYKPLDHLGFLNFHHSNDYGPKMDSLIKAYCAV; translated from the exons ATGGCTTCCCCAAGACTTCCCAAGATTCCAATTATAGATCTTTATAAGGAAGAGTCGAAGCCAGGTGCAACTTCTTGGTTCTCTGCGTGCCAAAGTGTTTGCCATGCACTTGAAGAGTATGGTTGTTTTGTGGCAGTGTATGACAATGTTTCTTTAGAGCTCCACAACCAAATCTTTGGGGCCTTAAAGGATTTGTTTGATCTCCCAACAGAAACCAAAACCCAGGACCCTAATCCTACTGAATATCTGGGCCAAAGGCCTCAATTTCCTCTCTACGAAAGGCTTGGCATAGTTAATGCCGCGAGTTGGGAAGAAACTCAGAAGTTCACACACCTCATGTGGCCCAATGGAAATCACCATTTCAG tAAAACCGCTCATTCATTTACAAAGCTAATAATGGAGTTAAACCAAATTGTGACAAGAATGGTTTTCGAAAACTATGGTGTGGAGAAGTACTACGATTCTCACATGGAAGACACCATTTACCGTCTTCGTTTGCACAAATATAGGGAAGTGGATGACAAAGAGACTCAATTAGGTCTTCCAGCTCACACTGACAAGTCCTTCACAACTATACTTCATGAAAATCATGTCCCAGGATTGGAGATACAAACAAAGGATGGACAATGGATTGGTTTTGATTCCTCCCCTTCATCCTTTTTGTTCCTCGCAGGTGATGCGTTCATG GTATGGAGCAATGACAGAATACGCCCATGTCCTCATCGAGTCATCATGGGTGGAAATCAAGTGCGATATTCAATTGGGCTACAGACACACCAAAAGGGGTTGATGTGTGTTCCAGAAGAGCTAGTTGATGAGGAACACCCGTTACAGTATAAGCCTTTGGACCATTTGGGATTCCTTAATTTCCATCATTCCAATGACTATGGGCCAAAAATGGACTCTCTCATCAAAGCCTACTGTGCTGTGTGA